A window of Diospyros lotus cultivar Yz01 chromosome 14, ASM1463336v1, whole genome shotgun sequence contains these coding sequences:
- the LOC127789640 gene encoding serine/threonine-protein kinase STN8, chloroplastic isoform X1 yields the protein MASLLSSSPTAPTCFSPARFTSQYQSCYFTTNRFKRSPVRCNAFPDSISENLFSKSVRLDQSLSLFPILRSGYAQFQSVAAELPEMEKWGILVFAGFTWIYLTARPGVLIGAIDTYVLAPLQIGLDYLTGKRRLKSSDFLVVDKLGEGSFGVVYSGVVVPKNMNVEQEVKKGGRRKARLLDDGQFKQKVILKMVKLGVQGAEECGEFEEWFNYRLSRAAPETCAEFLGSFIADKTNSQYTKGGKCLVWKFEGDRDLADYMKDRNFPLNLESVMFGRVLQGLDSVGRNALIIKQIMRQIITSLRKIHDTGIVHRDIKPSNLVVTKKGQIKLIDFGAATDLRIGKNFVPNRGLLDPDYCPPELYVLPEETPKPPPEPIAALLSPILWQLNSPDLFDMYSAGIVLMQMAIPTLRSTAGLKNFNLELKTVGYDLNKWREKTRTRPDLRILDLDSGRGWDLATKLISERGYLGRGRLSAASALRHPYFLLGGDQAATVLSKLSFSK from the exons ATGGCTTCTCTTCTATCCTCCTCCCCAACTGCACCCACCTGCTTCTCTCCTGCAAGATTTACATCCCAGTACCAGAGCTGCTACTTCACCACCAACCGTTTTAAGAGAAGCCCAGTAAGGTGCAATGCCTTTCCCGATAGCATATCCGAGAATTTGTTCAGCAAATCTGTTCGTCTAGACCAATCATTGTCTTTATTCCCGATTTTGCGATCTGGGTATGCGCAATTTCAGAGCGTTGCTGCAGAATTACCGGAAATGGAGAAGTGGGGGATTTTGGTTTTTGCTGGGTTTACTTGGATTTACTTAACTGCTCGCCCAGGTGTTCTAATTGGTGCAATTGATACCTATGTCCTCGCTCCTCTGCAAATAGGATTGGACTATTTGACAGGGAAGAGACGGCTAAAGAGTAGCGATTTTCTGGTCGTGGATAAATTGGGAGAAGGATCATTTGGGGTTGTTTATTCAGGCGTAGTCGTGCCGAAGAATATGAATGTGGAACAGGAAGTGAAGAAGGGGGGTCGAAGGAAAGCCAGACTGCTGGACGACGGGCAGTTCAAGCAGAAGGTTATTCTCAAAATG GTGAAGCTCGGAGTTCAAGGTGCTGAAGAATGTGGTGAGTTTGAGGAATGGTTCAATTATAGGCTATCAAGGGCAGCGCCTGAAACTTGCGCCGAGTTCCTTGGGAGTTTTATTGCCGACAAAACAAATTCACAATACACAAAGGGTGGAAAGTGTCTTGTTTGGAAATTTGAG GGAGATCGAGACCTTGCTGATTATATGAAAGATCGCAACTTCCCTTTGAACTTAGAGTCAGTCATGTTTGGCCGTGTCTTGCAAGGCCTGGACTCTGTTGGACGAAATGCGCTGATCATCAAGCAAATAATGCGCCAGATCATTACTTCCCTCAGGAAAATCCATGACACAGGGATCGTTCACCGTGACATAAAGCCATCCAACTTGGTGGTCACAAAGAAGGGGCAGATTAAGCTCATAGATTTTGGAGCAGCCACAGATCTCCGGATTGGCAAGAACTTTGTACCCAATCGTGGCCTACTCGACCCTGATTATTGTCCCCCTGAACTATATGTACTCCCAGAGGAAACGCCTAAGCCACCTCCTGAGCCGATTGCCGCCCTTCTTTCTCCAATTTTGTGGCAG ctgAACAGCCCTGATCTATTTGATATGTATTCGGCTGGGATTGTACTCATGCAAATGGCAATTCCTACATTGAGGTCTACGGCAGGGTTAAAGAACTTCAATTTAGAACTGAAGACAGTCGGGTATGACTTGAACAAGTGGAGGGAGAAAACTCGAACAAGGCCTGACTTGCGTATCCTGGATCTGGACTCGGGTAGAGGGTGGGATCTGGCCACGAAGCTTATTTCAGAGAGAGGTTACCTTGGAAGGGGGCGCTTATCGGCTGCTTCTGCTTTGAGACATCCATATTTCTTGTTGGGTGGTGACCAAGCTGCCACGGTTCTGTCAAAGCTGAGCTTCTCCAAGTAA
- the LOC127789640 gene encoding serine/threonine-protein kinase STN8, chloroplastic isoform X2 has translation MASLLSSSPTAPTCFSPARFTSQYQSCYFTTNRFKRSPVRCNAFPDSISENLFSKSVRLDQSLSLFPILRSGYAQFQSVAAELPEMEKWGILVFAGFTWIYLTARPGVLIGAIDTYVLAPLQIGLDYLTGKRRLKSSDFLVVDKLGEGSFGVVYSGVVVPKNMNVEQEVKKGGRRKARLLDDGQFKQKVKLGVQGAEECGEFEEWFNYRLSRAAPETCAEFLGSFIADKTNSQYTKGGKCLVWKFEGDRDLADYMKDRNFPLNLESVMFGRVLQGLDSVGRNALIIKQIMRQIITSLRKIHDTGIVHRDIKPSNLVVTKKGQIKLIDFGAATDLRIGKNFVPNRGLLDPDYCPPELYVLPEETPKPPPEPIAALLSPILWQLNSPDLFDMYSAGIVLMQMAIPTLRSTAGLKNFNLELKTVGYDLNKWREKTRTRPDLRILDLDSGRGWDLATKLISERGYLGRGRLSAASALRHPYFLLGGDQAATVLSKLSFSK, from the exons ATGGCTTCTCTTCTATCCTCCTCCCCAACTGCACCCACCTGCTTCTCTCCTGCAAGATTTACATCCCAGTACCAGAGCTGCTACTTCACCACCAACCGTTTTAAGAGAAGCCCAGTAAGGTGCAATGCCTTTCCCGATAGCATATCCGAGAATTTGTTCAGCAAATCTGTTCGTCTAGACCAATCATTGTCTTTATTCCCGATTTTGCGATCTGGGTATGCGCAATTTCAGAGCGTTGCTGCAGAATTACCGGAAATGGAGAAGTGGGGGATTTTGGTTTTTGCTGGGTTTACTTGGATTTACTTAACTGCTCGCCCAGGTGTTCTAATTGGTGCAATTGATACCTATGTCCTCGCTCCTCTGCAAATAGGATTGGACTATTTGACAGGGAAGAGACGGCTAAAGAGTAGCGATTTTCTGGTCGTGGATAAATTGGGAGAAGGATCATTTGGGGTTGTTTATTCAGGCGTAGTCGTGCCGAAGAATATGAATGTGGAACAGGAAGTGAAGAAGGGGGGTCGAAGGAAAGCCAGACTGCTGGACGACGGGCAGTTCAAGCAGAAG GTGAAGCTCGGAGTTCAAGGTGCTGAAGAATGTGGTGAGTTTGAGGAATGGTTCAATTATAGGCTATCAAGGGCAGCGCCTGAAACTTGCGCCGAGTTCCTTGGGAGTTTTATTGCCGACAAAACAAATTCACAATACACAAAGGGTGGAAAGTGTCTTGTTTGGAAATTTGAG GGAGATCGAGACCTTGCTGATTATATGAAAGATCGCAACTTCCCTTTGAACTTAGAGTCAGTCATGTTTGGCCGTGTCTTGCAAGGCCTGGACTCTGTTGGACGAAATGCGCTGATCATCAAGCAAATAATGCGCCAGATCATTACTTCCCTCAGGAAAATCCATGACACAGGGATCGTTCACCGTGACATAAAGCCATCCAACTTGGTGGTCACAAAGAAGGGGCAGATTAAGCTCATAGATTTTGGAGCAGCCACAGATCTCCGGATTGGCAAGAACTTTGTACCCAATCGTGGCCTACTCGACCCTGATTATTGTCCCCCTGAACTATATGTACTCCCAGAGGAAACGCCTAAGCCACCTCCTGAGCCGATTGCCGCCCTTCTTTCTCCAATTTTGTGGCAG ctgAACAGCCCTGATCTATTTGATATGTATTCGGCTGGGATTGTACTCATGCAAATGGCAATTCCTACATTGAGGTCTACGGCAGGGTTAAAGAACTTCAATTTAGAACTGAAGACAGTCGGGTATGACTTGAACAAGTGGAGGGAGAAAACTCGAACAAGGCCTGACTTGCGTATCCTGGATCTGGACTCGGGTAGAGGGTGGGATCTGGCCACGAAGCTTATTTCAGAGAGAGGTTACCTTGGAAGGGGGCGCTTATCGGCTGCTTCTGCTTTGAGACATCCATATTTCTTGTTGGGTGGTGACCAAGCTGCCACGGTTCTGTCAAAGCTGAGCTTCTCCAAGTAA